One genomic segment of Caldicellulosiruptoraceae bacterium PP1 includes these proteins:
- a CDS encoding uroporphyrinogen decarboxylase family protein, with amino-acid sequence MEERATDHKNLNLAQLNYDVIRGKSGGKIIWQPRILCWYYDKIFCGEKLPEPFDGMTLPEIYRELGCSNRIYDYNECFIKEFPTSVASYSRKLSDLETEYIIETPVGKVSSIVRSNTSNYGTYPVKWWITCEDDMRVFVWLEERTTWKFDEKRFYEIKAIWGDLGLPTIFMPRVNIQSLYIDLMGVEEAIYSLYDYPKTVEAYFKVLDESHERLIKVINESPIEIINFGDNVHCGTLTPELFKKYVLPAYQRRNELLHKGGKFTHAHWDGDVKTLLPFTKECGLDGIEAITPKPQGDVTLYEVKDALGDDIFLIDGIAAILFTDTYPIEELEKQTRKVIELFAPKLILGISDEMPSFGDIERIRFVGKIVDEYNATVSGCK; translated from the coding sequence ATGGAAGAAAGGGCAACAGATCATAAGAACTTAAACCTTGCACAACTGAATTATGATGTTATAAGAGGGAAATCGGGTGGCAAAATAATATGGCAGCCAAGAATTCTCTGTTGGTATTATGACAAGATATTCTGTGGCGAAAAATTGCCAGAACCATTTGATGGGATGACTTTACCTGAGATATATAGGGAATTAGGATGTTCAAATAGGATTTATGACTATAATGAGTGCTTTATAAAAGAATTTCCTACATCAGTTGCAAGCTATTCTCGAAAGCTATCTGATTTGGAAACCGAATATATAATTGAAACTCCTGTTGGGAAAGTTAGCTCAATAGTAAGATCTAATACATCTAATTATGGTACATACCCGGTCAAATGGTGGATAACGTGTGAAGATGATATGAGGGTATTTGTTTGGCTAGAGGAGAGGACTACTTGGAAGTTTGATGAAAAAAGGTTTTATGAAATAAAGGCCATATGGGGAGATTTAGGCCTTCCTACAATATTTATGCCAAGGGTGAATATACAGAGCTTATATATAGACCTTATGGGAGTTGAAGAAGCTATATACTCATTATACGATTATCCAAAGACGGTAGAAGCATATTTTAAGGTTCTTGATGAAAGCCATGAAAGGCTTATTAAAGTGATAAATGAATCACCAATTGAAATAATTAATTTTGGGGACAATGTTCATTGTGGAACTTTAACTCCTGAATTATTTAAAAAGTATGTTTTACCTGCTTATCAAAGAAGAAATGAACTACTACATAAAGGAGGAAAGTTTACCCATGCCCATTGGGATGGTGATGTAAAGACATTATTGCCTTTTACAAAAGAGTGTGGGCTTGATGGAATAGAGGCAATAACCCCAAAACCACAAGGGGATGTAACTCTTTATGAAGTGAAAGATGCCCTCGGCGATGATATATTTTTGATTGATGGCATTGCAGCAATACTTTTTACAGATACGTACCCAATTGAAGAACTTGAAAAACAAACAAGAAAAGTAATTGAGCTGTTTGCACCAAAGCTTATTCTTGGTATTTCAGACGAGATGCCATCATTTGGAGATATAGAAAGAATCAGATTTGTTGGAAAGATAGTTGACGAATATAATGCAACAGTTAGTGGTTGTAAATAG
- a CDS encoding sugar phosphate isomerase/epimerase family protein, giving the protein MKIGLSTYSLLDAIEKGEMTVLDAIEWIKENGGEHVEIVPFGFKLDGNEQLAELIRKKAEEVGIEVSNYSILANLLQDNDHEYEKEIKRIMHEVDIANILGVKFMRHDISSFRRPMSENTIIHFEKDLPKMVEACRQIADYAAKYGITTTVENHGFYVNGGDRVLRLINEVNRPNYKCTLDVGNFLCVDEAPLANIKKLLPHTVVIHMKDFYWRPSHRNPGTAIPFHCSGGVWFPTASGNYIRGSIVGYGDLDIWEIVKTIKNSGFDGFITIEFEGLEDCRIASRIGMDNLRRIWNEV; this is encoded by the coding sequence ATTAAAGAAAATGGTGGTGAACATGTTGAAATTGTTCCTTTTGGATTTAAACTTGATGGTAATGAACAATTAGCTGAGCTAATTAGAAAAAAGGCTGAGGAAGTAGGCATTGAAGTTTCTAATTATTCCATTTTGGCAAATCTACTCCAAGATAATGACCATGAATATGAAAAAGAAATAAAAAGAATTATGCATGAAGTTGATATTGCTAATATCTTAGGTGTAAAATTTATGAGACATGATATTTCATCATTTAGAAGGCCAATGTCTGAGAATACAATTATTCACTTTGAAAAAGACTTACCTAAAATGGTTGAAGCATGTAGACAAATTGCAGATTATGCAGCTAAATATGGTATTACAACAACAGTTGAAAATCATGGATTCTATGTAAATGGTGGAGATCGTGTTTTAAGATTAATTAACGAGGTTAACAGACCTAATTATAAATGTACATTAGATGTTGGTAATTTCCTTTGTGTAGATGAAGCTCCACTTGCAAATATCAAAAAACTTTTACCACATACAGTTGTTATTCATATGAAAGATTTCTATTGGCGTCCATCACATAGAAATCCAGGTACAGCAATACCATTCCATTGTTCTGGTGGAGTATGGTTTCCAACAGCAAGTGGTAACTATATTAGAGGTTCAATTGTAGGTTATGGTGATTTAGATATTTGGGAGATAGTAAAGACAATAAAGAATTCTGGATTTGATGGTTTTATTACTATTGAATTTGAAGGATTAGAGGATTGTAGAATAGCTTCAAGGATTGGAATGGATAATTTAAGAAGAATTTGGAATGAAGTATAG
- a CDS encoding uroporphyrinogen decarboxylase family protein, with protein sequence MINLYKECMTPKERWEAVLQRKKPDRLPMDYWATPEVTDKLMKHLNCNSEQELYKRLHIDKPVTVFPAYIGPKFKPNTDMYGCRYRYIEYNGGVYAECIYHPLAQYETIEEIEKNYTWPSADWFDYNIIPEQIKGKEEYPIQGGGSEPFLIYKNLRGQEQAFMDLILYPDIVEYCLDKLFDFCYENTLRIYEQIPGKITYSYIAEDMGAETDLMYSPEHIKQFLLPRMKRMNDLAHEAGVYVFHHNDGAIRKIIPDLISIGIDILNPIQWRCEGMERDKLKQDFGDKLIFHGGVDNQYTLAFGSVKEVKNEVIENIRILGADGGYIIAPCHNIQPISPVENIIAMYETGREYGWL encoded by the coding sequence GTGATTAATTTGTATAAAGAATGTATGACTCCAAAGGAAAGATGGGAAGCAGTTTTACAGCGAAAAAAGCCTGATAGGCTACCAATGGATTATTGGGCAACCCCTGAAGTTACTGATAAGCTTATGAAACATTTGAATTGTAACAGTGAACAAGAGCTATATAAAAGGCTCCATATTGACAAACCTGTTACTGTATTTCCTGCTTATATAGGGCCTAAATTTAAACCAAACACTGATATGTATGGATGTAGATATAGATACATAGAGTATAACGGAGGTGTCTATGCAGAATGTATTTATCATCCTTTGGCTCAATATGAAACTATAGAAGAAATAGAGAAAAATTATACATGGCCAAGTGCTGATTGGTTTGATTATAATATAATACCTGAACAGATAAAAGGGAAAGAAGAATATCCGATACAAGGAGGAGGTTCTGAACCGTTTTTGATATATAAAAATTTACGTGGTCAAGAACAAGCCTTTATGGATTTAATATTATACCCTGATATAGTCGAATACTGTCTTGATAAATTGTTTGACTTTTGTTATGAGAATACTTTAAGGATATATGAGCAAATACCTGGTAAAATTACATATTCATATATTGCTGAAGATATGGGTGCAGAGACAGATCTTATGTATTCACCAGAACATATAAAGCAATTTTTACTTCCAAGAATGAAACGAATGAATGATTTAGCTCATGAAGCTGGTGTATATGTATTTCATCACAATGATGGTGCTATAAGAAAGATTATTCCTGACTTAATATCAATAGGAATAGATATACTAAATCCTATACAATGGAGATGCGAAGGTATGGAAAGGGATAAATTGAAACAAGATTTTGGTGATAAGTTAATATTTCATGGTGGTGTTGATAACCAGTATACGCTGGCATTTGGTTCGGTTAAGGAAGTAAAAAATGAAGTTATTGAAAATATTCGAATATTAGGAGCTGATGGAGGTTATATAATCGCACCATGTCATAACATTCAACCCATTAGTCCAGTAGAAAATATAATAGCGATGTATGAAACTGGGAGGGAATATGGGTGGTTATAA
- a CDS encoding methyl-accepting chemotaxis protein, which translates to MKLNLSHLDFSFLYSFIKKKGLARNLAMLLLGVIVIPILIIGIVAVATSYNSIINKSKDGYLSTTHSAGMYFDVIFENIDQLTLQLVSNNTIMNYFSETSTDYGKPIAREEAEKMISNVISTSKYISGIYIVTDKNTTITYPMQSITSIYDFDKIKKSTWYKKIADSKDKTIWINNHKEAFDEVSQKNGYIVEPYAVSAARPFKDMRTNTTLGVLMFDISEKKFKKAMQMIKLSQHGFLLALTPEFKVIAPDNINMKIDTNTKFVNDVINKIASNQEEGTFESLNGKNSSLICNFRSPSSGWTYIGVVPLSDLLSSANGLRTLIIIIAIIFTLIALIVGIFFASRIAYDVEKVTNVMSIAANGDLRVSSDIKRKDEIGVLSNSFNTMTEQIRTLIKKGVELSTQVNESIANVVAIANETSTTSNDVVRAIQEIAKGSSNQAQEANKITERVAGFGSKINLVVEASNEMDKLSEKVNRYTQNGLVTVEDLNNKTEQTTKVTTAMMTNIKELTNYTKSIGKIITLLSNISEQTKLLALNASIEAAKAGEAGRGFSVVAAEIRKLADQSRNSTKDIEEMLRKITNQANNTETAAASVEAIIKEQINSVSGVSKAFSKITNAMSELSNKIEDINKSIQEIDKDKNDIIYSIESISAISEETAASSEEVSASTQEQLTAIEELKSMAEKLYSLAHELEKAMEIFKI; encoded by the coding sequence ATGAAGCTAAATTTATCTCATCTTGATTTTAGCTTTTTATATTCATTTATTAAGAAAAAAGGATTAGCTCGAAACTTGGCTATGCTATTGCTTGGTGTAATAGTTATTCCAATTTTAATTATTGGAATTGTAGCGGTAGCAACTTCTTATAATTCAATAATCAATAAAAGCAAAGATGGATACCTTTCAACTACACATTCTGCAGGGATGTATTTTGATGTAATATTTGAGAATATTGATCAATTGACTCTCCAACTTGTATCTAATAATACTATTATGAATTATTTTTCTGAAACATCAACAGACTATGGTAAGCCAATTGCAAGAGAAGAAGCTGAAAAAATGATATCAAACGTTATTTCAACAAGTAAATACATATCAGGTATATACATTGTAACTGATAAAAATACTACTATTACATATCCAATGCAAAGTATTACAAGTATTTATGACTTTGATAAGATAAAAAAATCAACATGGTATAAGAAAATTGCAGATTCAAAGGATAAAACAATATGGATAAACAACCATAAAGAAGCATTTGATGAAGTATCTCAAAAAAATGGTTACATAGTTGAACCCTATGCTGTATCAGCAGCAAGGCCATTTAAGGATATGAGGACAAATACAACACTTGGTGTTTTAATGTTTGATATAAGTGAAAAGAAGTTTAAAAAAGCAATGCAGATGATAAAATTATCACAACATGGCTTTTTGCTTGCATTGACCCCAGAATTTAAGGTTATTGCTCCAGATAACATTAACATGAAAATAGATACAAATACAAAATTTGTTAATGATGTAATAAATAAAATTGCATCCAATCAAGAAGAAGGTACTTTTGAATCACTGAATGGGAAAAACTCATCACTTATTTGTAATTTCCGTTCACCTTCTTCAGGCTGGACATACATAGGGGTTGTTCCTTTATCAGATTTATTGTCATCAGCAAATGGTTTAAGAACTCTCATTATAATAATTGCTATTATATTTACATTGATAGCATTAATTGTTGGGATTTTCTTTGCTTCAAGAATAGCATACGATGTTGAAAAAGTTACAAACGTTATGAGTATTGCCGCAAATGGAGATTTAAGGGTAAGTAGCGATATAAAGAGGAAAGATGAAATAGGTGTACTTTCCAATAGCTTTAATACTATGACAGAACAGATAAGAACATTAATCAAAAAAGGTGTTGAGCTATCAACGCAGGTAAATGAATCAATAGCAAATGTTGTAGCAATAGCAAATGAGACTTCAACAACATCAAATGATGTAGTAAGAGCGATACAAGAGATAGCTAAAGGTTCTTCTAACCAAGCACAAGAGGCAAATAAGATAACCGAAAGGGTAGCGGGATTTGGAAGCAAAATAAACTTGGTTGTTGAAGCATCAAATGAGATGGATAAATTATCAGAAAAGGTTAATAGGTATACTCAAAATGGGCTTGTTACAGTTGAGGATTTAAATAATAAAACCGAACAGACAACCAAAGTAACAACAGCAATGATGACAAATATCAAAGAGCTAACAAATTACACAAAATCGATAGGGAAGATAATAACATTACTTAGCAATATATCCGAGCAGACAAAGCTATTGGCATTGAACGCATCAATAGAGGCTGCAAAGGCTGGGGAGGCAGGAAGAGGATTTTCTGTTGTAGCAGCAGAGATAAGGAAATTAGCAGACCAATCAAGGAACTCAACTAAAGATATAGAAGAGATGCTAAGAAAGATAACAAACCAGGCGAATAATACAGAAACGGCAGCTGCATCAGTTGAAGCAATTATAAAGGAACAAATTAATTCAGTATCTGGAGTTTCCAAAGCCTTTAGCAAAATAACAAATGCAATGAGTGAGCTATCAAATAAGATAGAGGATATAAATAAATCGATACAGGAGATAGACAAGGATAAGAATGATATAATATATAGTATAGAGAGTATATCAGCAATTTCAGAAGAAACAGCAGCATCCTCAGAAGAGGTATCAGCATCAACCCAAGAGCAGTTAACAGCAATAGAAGAACTCAAATCAATGGCCGAAAAACTTTATTCTTTAGCACATGAACTAGAAAAAGCTATGGAGATATTTAAGATATAA
- a CDS encoding substrate-binding domain-containing protein, which produces MELIYNNNSKKLPSEIELMRKFNVSRQTIRKAYDILKEKGFINSKQGRGYFKVENIYNSKINKKDTIAIILPFYNNYIFPEILQGIQDELEDYYLYIRGTNNSVINETKIIKEISENDFIKGIIIEPTLDMVERDYEQIKIWNKLTNRQVPIVTIDSYYKFIDNSYVILDDHYGMKLAIEFLVNLNHKVIGGIFPITRVTGIRRKEGYRYYLKKYGIYDIKYELDIENIMANNNEYLNISNATEIENQIQQCFEYPIDFLKYCLKNILNDLNKATAWICFNDMIALILIDALREKGLSVPNDVSVIGFDDSIFSNISEIKLTTIWHPKYFMGKKAGQILKKLLSKRITKEKEIIKPRLIIRDSAAKNI; this is translated from the coding sequence ATGGAGCTGATATATAACAATAATAGTAAAAAATTACCAAGTGAAATTGAACTTATGAGAAAATTTAATGTAAGTCGGCAAACAATTAGAAAAGCATATGATATTTTAAAGGAAAAAGGCTTTATCAATTCAAAACAAGGCAGAGGTTATTTTAAAGTTGAAAATATATATAACTCTAAAATAAATAAAAAAGACACTATTGCAATAATACTACCATTTTATAATAATTACATTTTTCCTGAAATATTACAAGGAATTCAGGATGAATTAGAGGATTATTACCTTTATATAAGGGGAACAAATAATTCGGTCATAAATGAAACAAAAATAATAAAAGAAATCTCTGAAAATGATTTTATTAAAGGAATTATAATTGAACCTACGCTTGATATGGTTGAAAGAGACTATGAACAGATAAAAATATGGAACAAATTAACCAACAGGCAAGTTCCAATAGTAACAATTGATAGTTATTACAAATTTATTGATAATTCATATGTTATTTTAGACGATCATTATGGTATGAAGCTAGCAATAGAATTTCTAGTAAATTTGAATCATAAAGTGATTGGGGGTATATTCCCAATAACAAGGGTTACAGGAATAAGAAGAAAAGAAGGATATAGATATTATCTGAAAAAATATGGTATTTATGATATTAAATATGAATTAGATATAGAAAATATTATGGCAAATAATAACGAATATTTGAACATATCAAATGCTACAGAAATAGAAAACCAAATTCAACAATGCTTTGAATATCCAATAGATTTTCTAAAATATTGTCTAAAAAATATATTAAATGATTTAAATAAAGCAACAGCATGGATATGTTTTAACGATATGATAGCGTTAATATTAATAGATGCTTTAAGAGAAAAAGGATTAAGTGTACCAAATGATGTTTCAGTTATTGGATTTGATGATTCTATTTTTTCAAATATTTCAGAAATTAAACTTACGACAATTTGGCATCCTAAATATTTTATGGGTAAAAAAGCTGGTCAAATTTTAAAAAAGTTATTATCAAAAAGAATTACAAAAGAAAAAGAAATAATAAAGCCAAGATTAATTATTCGAGATTCTGCAGCAAAAAATATTTAA
- a CDS encoding sugar phosphate isomerase/epimerase family protein yields MANHPIGVMVDSFRVDIKEGIKKAQKLGAQGIQIYAVSGFMDPDNLSKVYRKELLDYIKSHGLVVSALCGDLGGHGFTRREDNKYKIEKSKKIMDLAKDLETDVVTTHIGVIPEDENHPRYKILQEACEELGEYAQSVGAYFAIETGPEKAATLKKFLDSLQSKGVRVNYDPANLVMVTDDDPVQGVYTLKDYIVHTHAKDGIIIKKTDPEIIYNFFAEGGIEDFRLEDYFKEVPLGKGQVNFPNYIKALRDIGYKGFLTIEREVGENPENDIKEAIDFLKSLDF; encoded by the coding sequence ATGGCAAATCATCCTATAGGTGTAATGGTTGATTCTTTTAGAGTAGATATTAAAGAAGGAATTAAAAAAGCTCAAAAATTAGGAGCCCAAGGTATTCAGATCTATGCTGTTAGTGGTTTTATGGATCCAGATAATCTTTCTAAAGTATATAGAAAAGAACTTTTGGATTACATCAAATCACATGGTTTAGTAGTATCTGCTCTTTGTGGGGATTTAGGAGGACATGGCTTTACTCGAAGAGAGGACAACAAATACAAAATAGAAAAATCAAAGAAAATAATGGACTTAGCAAAAGATTTAGAAACAGATGTTGTAACAACTCATATAGGCGTTATTCCAGAAGATGAGAATCACCCAAGATATAAGATTTTACAAGAGGCGTGTGAAGAATTAGGAGAGTATGCTCAAAGTGTTGGCGCTTATTTTGCAATAGAAACAGGTCCTGAAAAAGCAGCTACTCTAAAGAAGTTTCTTGATAGCTTGCAAAGTAAGGGAGTTAGAGTAAATTACGACCCTGCAAATCTTGTAATGGTAACCGATGATGATCCAGTACAAGGTGTTTATACATTAAAAGACTATATTGTACACACTCATGCAAAAGATGGAATTATAATTAAGAAAACAGATCCTGAAATAATATATAACTTCTTTGCAGAGGGTGGAATAGAGGATTTTAGACTAGAGGACTATTTCAAAGAGGTTCCATTAGGTAAAGGTCAAGTTAACTTTCCAAACTATATAAAAGCCTTAAGAGACATCGGATACAAAGGCTTTTTAACAATTGAACGAGAAGTAGGAGAAAATCCTGAGAATGATATAAAGGAAGCAATTGATTTTTTAAAAAGTTTGGATTTTTAA
- a CDS encoding uroporphyrinogen decarboxylase family protein has product MIERNEMVMNSKERVNRTLNFEEVDKIPRQLWFLPGVAMFRSKELNSIIEKYPNDIIGSVGIYRQGDKAKGELCKKGYYVDSWGSVFYVAEDGVIGEVKEPAIQDWEKLDSYQPPLEILDENLVGEVNKYCEQNKDKFIVGGTDIRPFERMQFLRGTENLFIDIALDEEKLYKLRDMLHEFYIKELSIWMKTDVDAISFMDDWGSQTALLISPESWRELFKPLYKEYCDIIHSHGKYVFFHSDGFIEDIYPDLIEIGINAVNSQLFCMDIEKLGQKYAGKIVFWGEVDRQYLLPFGKQEEVRKGVRRVAKALMPNGIKTGVIAQCEWGINDPIENIQAVFDEWENV; this is encoded by the coding sequence ATGATTGAAAGGAATGAAATGGTTATGAACAGTAAAGAAAGGGTTAACAGGACATTGAATTTTGAAGAGGTTGATAAGATCCCACGGCAGTTATGGTTTTTGCCTGGTGTTGCAATGTTTAGATCAAAAGAACTAAATAGCATTATCGAAAAATATCCTAACGATATAATAGGTTCTGTCGGAATTTATAGACAGGGAGATAAAGCCAAAGGAGAGCTTTGCAAAAAAGGATACTATGTTGATAGTTGGGGTAGTGTTTTTTATGTAGCAGAGGATGGTGTGATAGGAGAGGTAAAAGAGCCTGCTATACAGGATTGGGAAAAACTTGACTCTTATCAACCACCATTGGAGATTTTAGATGAAAATTTGGTAGGAGAGGTTAATAAGTATTGTGAGCAGAATAAAGATAAGTTTATTGTTGGAGGAACAGATATAAGACCTTTTGAGAGAATGCAGTTTTTAAGAGGAACAGAAAATCTTTTTATTGATATAGCTTTGGACGAGGAAAAACTTTATAAGCTAAGAGATATGTTACATGAATTTTACATAAAAGAACTAAGCATTTGGATGAAGACAGATGTTGATGCTATTTCATTTATGGATGATTGGGGATCTCAAACAGCGTTATTGATTTCACCTGAAAGTTGGAGAGAACTTTTCAAGCCATTGTATAAGGAATACTGTGATATAATTCATTCACACGGTAAATATGTTTTTTTCCATTCTGATGGCTTCATTGAAGACATATATCCGGATTTAATAGAAATAGGCATCAATGCAGTTAACTCTCAGCTTTTCTGCATGGATATAGAAAAACTAGGCCAAAAGTATGCTGGTAAAATAGTGTTCTGGGGAGAGGTAGATAGACAATACCTTTTGCCATTTGGAAAGCAAGAAGAAGTGAGAAAAGGGGTTAGAAGAGTTGCAAAAGCTCTTATGCCAAATGGTATAAAAACAGGAGTAATAGCTCAGTGCGAATGGGGAATAAATGATCCAATTGAAAATATACAGGCAGTTTTTGATGAGTGGGAAAACGTGTAG
- a CDS encoding extracellular solute-binding protein: MIKFRKIFIELIISSLIISLIVHPINVQSANSSTKSKLITVWGWPAADSAFNSVIKGFNKAYPNVKVKIVMMATADVHNKLLSSLAAKAGAPDVSMIENAQIGKFKSTGGLENLLVKPYNAIELKNQFVPYAWSEALTNDNRLIGLPWDIGPCTLFYRKDIFKKAGLPTEPEKVAKLLNTWDNFIEAGKKIVKSNNKVWMMSNAINLIDIYFGASSRHNFYDSSYNFILKKDEVVKVLDIAKKIRNNKLDAKVNLWTPEWQAMLKDGKIAVEIVGSWFGGFLKSWIAPQSKGVWGVTYVPENAAYNWGGSFLAIPSQSKNKNEAWSFIKYCLADKNSQNTMFKTVDYFPAYIPAWDDDMYKEKDPYFDNQQTKLLWIDIAKKIKNIHVTKLDPIVAQTLNEEATKAINQNINSSVVVDNAFKRIEQQTKQDIKTLKNQK, from the coding sequence ATGATAAAGTTTAGAAAAATTTTTATAGAGTTAATTATATCTTCATTAATAATTTCTTTAATTGTGCACCCAATAAATGTGCAAAGTGCAAATAGTAGTACAAAATCAAAATTAATAACAGTTTGGGGTTGGCCTGCTGCAGACAGTGCTTTTAATTCAGTAATAAAAGGATTTAATAAAGCTTATCCAAATGTAAAGGTTAAAATAGTAATGATGGCTACTGCTGATGTTCATAATAAATTATTAAGTTCATTAGCAGCTAAAGCAGGTGCCCCTGATGTTAGCATGATTGAAAATGCACAAATAGGCAAGTTTAAATCAACAGGTGGCTTAGAAAACCTATTAGTAAAACCATATAATGCAATAGAGTTGAAAAATCAATTTGTTCCATATGCATGGAGTGAAGCTTTAACTAATGATAATAGACTAATTGGGTTGCCATGGGATATCGGTCCATGCACATTATTTTATAGAAAAGATATTTTTAAAAAGGCAGGACTTCCAACAGAGCCAGAAAAAGTAGCTAAGTTGTTAAATACATGGGATAATTTTATTGAAGCAGGAAAGAAGATTGTAAAAAGTAATAATAAAGTATGGATGATGAGCAATGCAATAAATTTAATTGATATTTATTTTGGAGCTAGTTCAAGACATAATTTTTATGATAGTTCATATAACTTTATACTAAAAAAAGATGAGGTAGTAAAAGTATTAGACATTGCAAAAAAAATAAGAAATAACAAATTAGATGCAAAGGTTAATTTATGGACTCCTGAATGGCAAGCAATGTTAAAAGATGGGAAAATAGCAGTTGAAATAGTAGGTTCTTGGTTTGGTGGTTTCTTAAAAAGCTGGATTGCTCCTCAATCTAAAGGAGTATGGGGAGTTACTTATGTGCCAGAAAATGCGGCTTATAATTGGGGTGGCTCATTCTTAGCAATTCCATCACAAAGTAAAAATAAAAATGAAGCATGGAGTTTTATCAAATATTGTCTTGCAGATAAAAATTCTCAAAATACTATGTTTAAAACTGTTGATTATTTTCCCGCTTATATTCCAGCTTGGGATGATGATATGTACAAAGAAAAAGATCCATATTTTGATAATCAACAAACAAAATTGTTATGGATAGATATAGCTAAAAAAATAAAAAATATACATGTCACCAAATTAGACCCGATTGTTGCTCAAACATTAAATGAAGAAGCTACAAAAGCAATAAATCAAAATATTAATTCATCGGTTGTTGTTGATAATGCCTTTAAACGAATTGAACAACAGACTAAACAAGATATCAAAACTCTAAAAAACCAAAAATAA
- a CDS encoding Gfo/Idh/MocA family protein: MLKIGLIGLGFMGRTHFENYIRLEKEGLPIKLVALCDIDKTKFEDNKVTGNLDVGKGNYDFSNYKLYFDYVKMIEEEELDIIDISLPTYLHADAAIKALDKGINVLCEKPMALNSDECSKMIEASLRNNKKLMIAQCLRFWPAYEYLKECVEDKRFGNVVSAYFFRGGSTPLWSYQNWLLDETKSGGCLLDQHIHDIDIVNWLFGKPQYVSTIAKKIMQGSGYDAISTNYIYSDSKVINAQDDWTLNGDFGFDMIFRVNFERGNIVFEKGKLKVNPNDQQGFYPELDKDNGYYREIRYFIESILNNTVLEKANPYSTMDSIKIAEAEKESADKNGLFVEVK, encoded by the coding sequence ATGTTAAAAATTGGACTTATAGGACTTGGTTTTATGGGAAGAACCCATTTTGAAAACTATATTAGGCTTGAAAAAGAAGGCTTGCCAATTAAATTAGTAGCTTTGTGTGATATTGATAAAACTAAATTTGAAGATAATAAAGTAACAGGCAACTTGGATGTAGGGAAGGGAAACTATGATTTTTCAAACTATAAGCTATATTTTGATTACGTAAAGATGATTGAAGAGGAAGAGTTAGATATTATAGATATTTCACTTCCTACATATTTACATGCTGATGCAGCCATAAAAGCACTTGATAAGGGTATTAATGTTTTATGTGAAAAACCGATGGCTTTAAACTCCGATGAATGCAGCAAGATGATTGAAGCATCACTTAGGAATAACAAAAAGCTTATGATTGCTCAATGCCTCAGATTTTGGCCTGCGTATGAATATCTAAAGGAATGTGTAGAGGATAAGAGGTTTGGTAATGTAGTAAGTGCATATTTCTTCAGAGGTGGTTCAACTCCACTCTGGTCATATCAAAACTGGCTTCTTGATGAGACAAAAAGTGGAGGGTGTCTTTTAGACCAACATATCCATGACATTGATATAGTAAATTGGCTTTTTGGCAAACCTCAGTATGTTTCAACAATTGCTAAGAAGATAATGCAAGGCAGTGGGTATGATGCTATTTCAACAAACTATATATATAGTGATTCAAAAGTAATAAATGCACAAGATGATTGGACTTTGAACGGTGATTTTGGTTTTGATATGATTTTTAGAGTGAATTTTGAAAGAGGAAATATTGTATTTGAAAAAGGCAAACTAAAAGTTAATCCAAATGATCAACAAGGATTTTATCCAGAGCTTGATAAGGATAATGGATATTATAGAGAAATAAGATACTTTATAGAATCAATATTAAATAATACTGTTCTTGAAAAGGCAAATCCATACAGCACAATGGATTCAATCAAGATTGCCGAAGCAGAAAAGGAATCAGCAGATAAAAATGGTTTGTTTGTTGAGGTAAAATAA